From Candidatus Dadabacteria bacterium, the proteins below share one genomic window:
- a CDS encoding phosphatidate cytidylyltransferase, whose product MKNGNIGTRIATASVLFVLITALTYMGGVYFLLLIGSISIAATREVHRLLAPGGLLPGKGALMAGVALVLAGAHLGEQYFLIVFYVAVTGVLTVHLALGADDISEYVRRAGMSLVALTLLAMMTGFAVLLRNIGDPLEGAGPPVWAWLKNELGFFLVAMAFLCGAANDSAAYFAGKWAGKTKLAPNISPGKTVEGGVAGVAASVGTALLVNSVFGSPFSIALASVCGLLAGVLSVTGDLIESAIKRNCNAKDSGTMLPGHGGVFDRFDGMIFVFPAFYIIAALLR is encoded by the coding sequence ATGAAAAACGGCAACATTGGCACAAGAATAGCAACGGCGTCCGTCCTGTTTGTCCTGATAACCGCCTTGACCTACATGGGCGGGGTGTATTTTCTGCTTCTCATCGGCTCAATATCAATCGCCGCCACACGGGAGGTTCACCGGCTTCTTGCCCCCGGCGGACTGCTCCCCGGCAAGGGGGCGCTTATGGCGGGAGTGGCTCTTGTGCTCGCGGGAGCCCATTTGGGAGAGCAGTATTTTTTAATCGTCTTTTATGTGGCGGTAACGGGAGTTCTTACAGTTCACCTTGCGCTTGGCGCGGATGACATATCGGAATATGTGAGGCGGGCGGGAATGTCTCTTGTCGCGCTGACACTTCTTGCAATGATGACGGGCTTCGCCGTGCTCCTCAGAAACATAGGCGACCCGCTTGAAGGCGCGGGGCCGCCGGTGTGGGCGTGGTTGAAAAATGAGTTGGGCTTTTTCCTTGTGGCAATGGCGTTTCTGTGCGGAGCCGCGAATGACTCGGCTGCCTACTTTGCGGGCAAGTGGGCGGGGAAAACCAAACTGGCGCCGAACATAAGCCCGGGCAAAACCGTTGAGGGCGGCGTGGCGGGAGTGGCGGCGTCCGTGGGAACGGCGCTTCTTGTAAACTCCGTTTTCGGCTCGCCTTTTTCAATCGCGCTCGCGTCTGTTTGCGGGTTGCTTGCCGGGGTTCTTTCCGTAACCGGAGACCTCATTGAGTCCGCCATAAAGCGGAATTGCAACGCCAAGGACTCCGGCACAATGCTGCCCGGACACGGCGGGGTTTTTGACCGCTTTGACGGAATGATATTCGTGTTCCCGGCGTTTTACATAATCGCCGCGCTGTTGCGTTAG
- a CDS encoding translocation/assembly module TamB domain-containing protein codes for MNYLKKSLLPGAAALLFFAFSASAQQAQPEDAGRLGDAIESRIRRSLPPEFDVSVPAVKAVSGGFEISGASVSRRGETVASANSVFIGYKSALSVLLGGPLSSAEIGIEGLRAALPPPGGDGGAPSGSASLPSVPAIGIPRLKVTDSLLLFRGREIAIHNARVSFAPDEKSLKVSLADGRVSLPDMNVSVSDLALHVLLAPGGPEVLTGAEGNGVIETQRGTARAEFDVSAPGAPDSPWEGSVSVSDAVLWGRKSGLSLSSVTLEKDGELSILGNVFMGGISSNVRMKVEAPGASSASKREFEFVADVFKRELPAGGIKFTGSLRREDGAFVISGNVPKNYRNALDLFGVKSIESYFLLALKGGEIDPGRFMIKSRNFLVEAEARSHKGDITAQYKVEADDVFYLSDMTRALNLYEMTGSVKSEGVFEKLRGGEMSVSGSAEAGDFSFSLRGKKLGLEEGKFDFHIPLPLRAAIADKVFLESSVREFSYGDTVAGKAGLKLAEGKAVAKAEFKDSAAFDIEGEVSPEGARVDKFKAKAGGFSLALSRPFSVKVSDGMVDVEAAEMFGDKSVLRFQGSYGNGAEQPEIKVVADFLGVSTRLFEPFYPPLFAHRGIIDGSISVDGAALWPAADLNIRYRGASGDGANLRVVRRDSSERMSFNLLIDGGRGFLDLSGGLSPAAGESPRLNWLVRGPAIYDLNLKAEDFTLKPLALLSDKIRNLDGGFSGNLTVFKAAEGIDMRGKVNFDSARVKVGDWTEVMEVEFGELEFDGGSIHSSLGIRDPFGTALLNGTFKTEDFSYSGEAALDGIFLHISHLYSGFLGTLFVDGKGRNIRIRAEDLKTRNANIWLRKEANLEVGGLVYVDSPDSADGEKFAEGKDLGFFTQTSDLDFRLRISDDTRFRLDRVNSILSGDLRIIMQPGNDFSSVEGELNVIRGSYTLLGKQFDIDRGSISLSAREHLMPIVDINALYERTGLSVKAGLHGEADALGLTLSSVPAMKEDEIILALLTRGKNDRAIDIADAVDGRRENGGYSAFGYAADQLFSSLVESNPLGFVDVFSITRRGGGILESEIEAGTYITDRLYTTYQRVSETPLPISTSYRSRFVARYLLSDHFTVEGVAGGLTPGVDLIFNIDFR; via the coding sequence TTGAACTATTTGAAGAAATCACTGTTGCCCGGAGCCGCCGCCCTGCTGTTCTTTGCGTTCTCCGCCTCCGCGCAACAGGCGCAGCCGGAAGATGCGGGACGGCTTGGAGACGCGATTGAGAGCCGCATCCGGCGGTCGCTTCCACCGGAATTTGATGTCTCTGTCCCCGCCGTCAAAGCGGTTTCCGGAGGGTTTGAGATTAGCGGGGCGTCCGTTTCCCGCAGGGGCGAAACGGTTGCGAGCGCAAACTCGGTTTTTATCGGTTACAAGTCCGCCCTTTCCGTTTTGCTCGGAGGCCCGCTCTCTTCGGCGGAGATTGGGATAGAAGGGCTCAGGGCGGCTCTCCCGCCGCCCGGCGGGGACGGCGGCGCGCCTTCAGGCTCCGCCTCTCTCCCGTCCGTTCCGGCAATCGGCATTCCCCGGCTCAAGGTTACGGATTCGCTTCTTCTGTTTCGGGGCAGGGAAATCGCAATCCACAATGCGCGCGTCTCGTTTGCTCCGGACGAAAAGTCTCTGAAAGTGAGCCTTGCGGACGGGAGAGTGTCGCTCCCCGATATGAATGTTTCCGTCAGCGACCTTGCCCTTCACGTTTTGCTTGCGCCGGGCGGGCCGGAGGTTTTGACCGGCGCGGAGGGCAACGGAGTGATTGAGACTCAAAGGGGAACCGCTCGCGCGGAGTTTGATGTTTCGGCCCCCGGCGCTCCGGACTCCCCGTGGGAGGGAAGCGTCTCCGTTTCCGACGCCGTTTTGTGGGGGCGCAAAAGCGGCCTGTCTCTCAGTTCGGTCACGCTTGAGAAGGACGGGGAGTTGTCAATCCTCGGAAATGTTTTTATGGGCGGGATAAGTTCCAATGTCAGGATGAAGGTTGAAGCGCCCGGCGCGTCTTCCGCTTCAAAAAGAGAGTTTGAGTTTGTGGCGGACGTGTTCAAAAGAGAACTCCCCGCCGGGGGAATAAAGTTCACGGGCTCGCTGAGAAGAGAGGACGGAGCCTTTGTCATCTCCGGCAATGTGCCCAAAAACTACCGCAACGCGCTTGACCTGTTCGGAGTAAAAAGCATTGAGTCGTATTTTCTGCTCGCCCTGAAAGGAGGGGAGATTGACCCGGGCAGATTTATGATTAAATCCCGCAACTTTCTCGTTGAGGCCGAAGCCCGCTCCCACAAGGGCGACATTACCGCGCAATACAAGGTTGAGGCCGATGATGTTTTCTACCTCTCGGATATGACCAGAGCGCTCAACCTTTACGAAATGACCGGCTCCGTTAAATCGGAGGGGGTCTTTGAAAAATTGCGCGGCGGGGAAATGTCCGTTTCGGGAAGCGCGGAGGCCGGAGATTTTTCCTTTTCCCTCAGGGGGAAGAAATTAGGGCTTGAAGAGGGAAAATTTGATTTTCATATTCCGCTTCCGCTCCGCGCGGCCATTGCGGACAAGGTGTTTCTGGAATCGTCCGTGCGTGAGTTTTCCTACGGCGACACGGTTGCCGGGAAAGCCGGGCTCAAACTTGCGGAGGGCAAAGCGGTTGCGAAGGCGGAGTTTAAGGATTCCGCCGCTTTTGATATTGAGGGCGAGGTGTCTCCGGAAGGCGCGCGGGTGGACAAGTTTAAGGCAAAGGCTGGAGGTTTTTCCCTTGCGCTCTCACGCCCGTTTTCCGTCAAAGTGTCGGACGGCATGGTTGACGTGGAAGCGGCGGAGATGTTTGGCGACAAGTCCGTTTTGCGCTTTCAAGGCTCTTACGGAAACGGCGCGGAGCAGCCTGAAATCAAGGTTGTCGCAGATTTTTTAGGCGTCAGCACAAGGTTGTTTGAGCCGTTTTACCCTCCCCTTTTCGCGCACAGGGGGATAATTGACGGCAGCATTTCCGTTGACGGCGCGGCGCTCTGGCCCGCCGCCGATTTGAATATTCGCTACCGGGGCGCGTCGGGAGACGGCGCAAACCTGAGGGTTGTCCGCCGGGACTCTTCGGAGCGCATGTCATTCAACCTGCTTATTGACGGCGGGCGCGGCTTCCTTGACCTTTCCGGAGGGCTTTCTCCCGCCGCCGGTGAATCCCCCCGGCTCAATTGGCTTGTGCGCGGTCCCGCAATTTATGACCTGAATCTGAAGGCGGAAGATTTCACACTCAAACCTCTGGCTTTGCTGTCCGACAAGATTCGCAACCTTGACGGCGGTTTCAGCGGCAATTTGACGGTTTTCAAAGCCGCCGAGGGCATTGACATGAGAGGCAAAGTAAATTTTGACTCCGCAAGGGTGAAGGTCGGCGACTGGACGGAAGTGATGGAGGTGGAGTTTGGCGAACTGGAATTTGACGGCGGCTCAATACACTCTTCCCTCGGCATCCGGGACCCTTTCGGGACGGCTTTGCTGAACGGGACTTTCAAGACGGAAGATTTTTCCTACTCCGGCGAGGCCGCCCTTGACGGCATATTTCTGCACATTTCGCATTTGTATTCGGGCTTTCTGGGAACGCTTTTTGTTGATGGAAAAGGCAGAAACATACGCATCCGGGCGGAAGACCTGAAAACACGGAACGCCAATATCTGGCTCAGGAAAGAAGCAAATCTGGAGGTCGGCGGGCTGGTTTATGTTGACTCCCCCGACTCCGCTGACGGCGAAAAGTTTGCCGAGGGAAAAGATCTCGGGTTTTTCACCCAGACTTCGGATTTGGATTTCCGGTTGCGCATATCCGATGACACCCGTTTCCGGCTGGACAGGGTTAACTCCATTCTGTCGGGCGATTTGCGCATAATAATGCAACCCGGAAACGATTTCAGTTCGGTTGAAGGCGAGTTGAATGTCATCAGGGGCTCATACACATTGCTCGGCAAGCAGTTTGATATTGACCGCGGCTCCATATCACTTTCCGCGAGGGAGCATTTGATGCCGATTGTTGACATAAACGCCCTGTATGAGAGGACCGGTCTGTCAGTCAAGGCGGGCCTTCACGGCGAGGCGGACGCGCTCGGTTTGACCCTCTCAAGCGTTCCCGCGATGAAGGAGGATGAGATAATTCTCGCCCTGCTTACCAGAGGCAAAAACGACCGCGCCATTGACATAGCGGACGCGGTTGACGGGCGGCGGGAGAACGGCGGCTATTCGGCTTTCGGTTATGCCGCAGACCAGCTTTTTTCTTCACTGGTTGAAAGCAATCCGCTCGGCTTTGTGGATGTTTTCAGCATAACAAGAAGAGGCGGCGGGATACTTGAATCCGAAATAGAGGCGGGAACATATATCACCGACCGGCTTTACACCACCTACCAGAGGGTAAGCGAGACTCCCCTGCCCATATCAACCTCCTACAGAAGCAGGTTTGTCGCGCGCTATCTGCTGAGCGACCACTTCACTGTGGAAGGCGTGGCGGGCGGGCTTACACCGGGGGTTGATTTGATTTTTAACATAGATTTCCGTTAG
- a CDS encoding deoxyribonuclease IV: MRIGCHVSISGGIEKAPRRAADFGCECFQIFTRSPRGGNPPEIEKSAAQKFRSERKRLGLADCYVHTPYIINLASANPELRKKSVDMVARDLERAEAVGAAAVVTHIGTAAGSGRKEATEKAAASLREITAAARGIKARLLIENSAGQGATLGSAFEEIARILDKAGADTGVCLDTAHLFGAGYELRSPEGFEETVRSIKATFSPGRVGLVHCNDSKVEKGSRKDRHEHIGLGTIGTEGFETVMASGVFDKVDFIVETPPSGSAADVKKLKNIRRKTSRSI; encoded by the coding sequence ATGCGGATAGGATGCCACGTGTCAATCAGCGGGGGAATTGAGAAAGCGCCCCGCCGCGCCGCCGATTTCGGATGCGAATGCTTCCAGATATTCACCCGGTCTCCACGGGGCGGAAACCCGCCGGAGATTGAAAAATCCGCCGCGCAAAAGTTCCGGTCGGAACGCAAGCGGTTGGGGCTTGCGGACTGCTACGTCCACACGCCCTACATAATCAACCTCGCATCGGCAAATCCCGAACTCAGAAAGAAATCAGTCGACATGGTCGCCCGGGACCTTGAGAGAGCGGAGGCGGTCGGCGCGGCGGCGGTGGTAACCCACATAGGAACGGCGGCGGGAAGCGGCAGGAAGGAGGCAACGGAAAAAGCGGCCGCCTCACTGAGGGAGATAACCGCCGCCGCGCGCGGAATAAAAGCCCGGCTTCTGATTGAAAACTCGGCGGGGCAGGGGGCGACACTGGGAAGCGCCTTTGAAGAAATCGCGCGAATACTTGACAAGGCGGGCGCGGACACGGGCGTCTGTCTTGACACCGCGCACCTGTTCGGCGCGGGCTACGAACTGAGGTCGCCGGAAGGGTTTGAGGAAACCGTCCGCTCCATAAAAGCAACCTTTTCGCCCGGACGGGTGGGGCTTGTCCACTGCAACGATTCAAAGGTTGAAAAGGGCTCACGCAAAGACCGCCATGAGCACATCGGGCTCGGAACGATAGGAACGGAGGGATTTGAAACCGTCATGGCGTCCGGAGTTTTTGACAAGGTTGATTTCATCGTGGAAACGCCGCCGTCCGGAAGCGCGGCTGATGTGAAAAAACTTAAAAATATCAGGCGGAAAACAAGTCGCTCCATATAG